In Humulus lupulus chromosome 7, drHumLupu1.1, whole genome shotgun sequence, the following are encoded in one genomic region:
- the LOC133789633 gene encoding putative disease resistance protein At1g50180, which translates to MVDAIVSFVIERLGDLVLSEAEFLHGVEDQVGNAQIKLQCMSAFLKDADACVRNGDERVRLLVAQVRENSCALEDVIETYVFKVALNESAGGMRRVLKRFICIFREGIDVHEVGSEIERISSNIDTWTSDLEKYGVKKSMDQAAEASSSYVQERRQLRQAYSYVEDNLVVGFDKDIKELVALLTEQKDPRKHKVISVCGMGGLGKTTLARKVYQHPQVRTHFDCYAWASISQQCNTREVLEIFLFAFTSPTKERREEIKTTSEDELAKQLHNFQKQKKCLVLLDDIWTTTTWDLLKHAFPQGDTDSKILLTTRNKDVALHVDQHGFIHEPHLLSDNESWELFQNKYFCAGIDPSNSDSDDNERKKELAIEMLKKCAGLPLAIIVLAGLLSKKHTIYEWEQMKRNIVRCIGQGEQHEDSKYRSVWWVLGLSYSELPCHLKPCFLYLSRYAEDTVIRVKELCLILIAEGFISLRGSCMETIEDGAYDCLSELVERSMIRVKEMSSTGRIKSFCIHDLMRDLCVSKARDEKFLHFMDLRNKEKEPIESVYAAPITTNVRRVVIYQDYESTDIDSAHMVRNINGSLRCLSIHVRSHNIALKKRALRHVCNHFLLLRVLIIDYKSDGVNTLKLPKEIGNLIHLRLFSMPNSLIKMIPSYFGNWRCLQTLRVFTKYDKIPNSMCKLEQLRHLYFSNSYHSTDVRIGEFLRSTKSRNLLQTLVGVRTMHLVLSDLLQLKNLKKLAIDVDGNFDSFLHNPQTLTFTRLLSLQVISYGNFYVKIDIVPLILSCPQTYKLKLLLPIVRLPQVNQFSPNLIKLRLFNLRLEDDPMPTLEKLPKLRVLVIGWHSFMGGEMVCSRGGFDRLESLQLSDLQGLKEWKVEESALSRLGYLRIKECRGLRRVPDGLKNILTLNHMVIEWMPRKFKQRMEEGGEDFYKVNHITSRVFIECN; encoded by the exons ATGGTTGATGCTATTGTTTCATTTGTGATTGAAAGGCTTGGAGACTTGGTACTTTCTGAAGCTGAATTCTTGCATGGAGTTGAAGACCAAGTCGGGAATGCACAAATCAAGCTTCAATGCATGAGTGCTTTCTTAAAAGATGCAGATGCTTGTGTAAGAAATGGTGACGAGAGAGTTCGCCTTTTGGTTGCTCAAGTTAGAGAAAATTCTTGTGCCTTGGAGGATGTTATTGAAACTTATGTCTTCAAAGTGGCTCTGAATGAGAGTGCTGGAGGTATGAGACGTGTACTGAAAAGATTTATTTGCATCTTCAGAGAGGGAATTGATGTCCATGAAGTTGGATCAGAGATTGAGAGGATCTCATCCAACATTGATACTTGGACATCAGATTTAGAAAAATATGGAGTGAAGAAATCAATGGACCAGGCAGCTGAAGCTTCTTCAAGCTATGTCCAGGAGCGAAGACAGTTGAGGCAAGCTTATTCTTATGTTGAAGATAATCTTGTTGTTGGATTCGACAAAGACATCAAAGAGTTGGTAGCCCTTTTGACTGAACAAAAGGACCCTCGTAAGCATAAGGTGATCTCTGTATGTGGGATGGGTGGTTTGGGGAAGACCACTCTTGCAAGAAAGGTTTATCAACACCCCCAAGTCAGGACTCACTTTGATTGTTATGCTTGGGCTTCAATATCTCAGCAATGTAATACTCGCGAAGTCttggaaatttttttatttgCTTTCACTTCTCCAACCaaggaaagaagagaagaaatCAAAACCACAAGTGAAGATGAATTAGCCAAGCAGCTTCACAACTTTCAGAAACAGAAGAAATGTCTGGTGCTCCTTGATGATATATGGACCACTACAACTTGGGATCTTCTAAAACATGCATTCCCTCAAGGAGACACAGATAGCAAGATCTTACTCACCACTCGGAATAAAGATGTAGCCTTGCATGTGGATCAACATGGTTTCATCCATGAACCTCATTTGCTCAGTGACAATGAGAGTTGGGAGTTGTTTCAGAACAAGTACTTCTGTGCTGGAATTGATCCATCAA ATTCAGACTCAGATGATAATGAAAGGAAGAAAGAACTAGCGATAGAGATGCTTAAAAAGTGTGCTGGTTTGCCATTAGCCATCATTGTGCTCGCTGGGCTTCTATCTAAGAAACACACCATATATGAGTGGGAGCAGATGAAAAGAAACATAGTGCGCTGCATAGGTCAAGGTGAACAACATGAAGACTCAAAATACCGTAGTGTTTGGTGGGTGTTAGGTTTGAGTTACAGTGAATTACCATGTCACTTGAAGCCTTGTTTTTTGTACTTGTCTCGCTACGCTGAAGATACTGTGATAAGAGTAAAAGAGTTATGCCTTATACTCATAGCAGAAGGTTTTATATCATTAAGAGGAAGTTGTATGGAAACCATCGAGGAtggggcatatgattgcttaagTGAGTTGGTGGAGAGGAGCATGATTCGGGTCAAAGAAATGAGTTCAACAGGAAGGATAAAATCATTTTGCATTCATGATCTCATGCGAGATTTGTGCGTGTCTAAAGCTCGAGATGAAAAATTTCTACATTTTATGGATTTGAGGAATAAAGAGAAAGAGCCAATTGAATCAGTGTATGCTGCCCCAATAACAACAAATGTACGAAGAGTTGTCATTTATCAAGATTATGAAAGTACGGATATTGATTCTGCTCATATGGTTCGAAATATAAATGGCTCTCTTAGGTGCCTTTCTATACATGTGCGAAGTCATAATATTGCGTTAAAAAAAAGAGCATTGAGACATGTATGCAATCATTTTCTACTGCTTAGAGTTCTGATCATTGATTACAAGTCGGATGGGGTAAATACCTTGAAGTTGCCTAAAGAAATTGGAAATCTTATCCACCTAAGGTTATTTAGTATGCCTAACAGCCTAATAAAAATGATTCCTTCTTATTTTGGGAATTGGAGATGCCTGCAAACTTTGAGAGTATTTACCAAATATGATAAAATACCAAATTCAATGTGCAAGTTGGAACAGTTGAGGCATCTATATTTTTCAAATTCTTATCATTCTACTGACGTAAGAATTGGTGAATTCTTGAGGTCAACTAAGTCTAGAAATTTATTACAGACATTGGTAGGTGTTCGTACCATGCATCTTGTTCTGAGTGATTTGCTACAGCTGAAGAATCTCAAGAAATTAGCAATTGATGTGGATGGAAATTTTGACTCATTCTTACACAATCCCCAAACTCTCACATTCACTCGCCTTCTGTCTTTACAAGTAATATCTTATGGTAATTTCTACGTCAAGATAGATATTGTTCCTTTGATTTTAAGTTGTCCTCAAACTTATAAGCTTAAACTGCTCTTGCCCATAGTAAGATTACCACAAGTCAACCAATTCTCCCCAAATCTTATCAAGTTAAGATTGTTTAATCTGAGACTTGAGGATGATCCAATGCCAACATTAGAAAAGCTACCAAAGTTAAGAGTCCTTGTCATTGGTTGGCATAGCTTTATGGGGGGTGAGATGGTGTGCTCAAGAGGAGGTTTCGATCGACTTGAATCTCTTCAGCTTAGTGATCTACAAGGATTAAAAGAGTGGAAGGTGGAGGAGAGTGCATTGTCTAGACTTGGCTATTTGCGTATTAAAGAATGCAGGGGATTGAGGAGAGTTCCAGATGGATTAAAAAACATTCTTACACTCAATCATATGGTGATAGAATGGATGCCTAGGAAATTCAAACAAAGGATGGAGGAAGGAGGAGAGGATTTCTATAAAGTCAACCACATCACATCTCGTGTATTTATCGAATGTAATTAA
- the LOC133789634 gene encoding pentatricopeptide repeat-containing protein At1g77360, mitochondrial-like, whose translation MVDIVTYGIMVDVLCKAGRVDEAIGIVRTMDSNGCKPTSFIYSVLVHTYGVENRIEDAVDAFMEMESKGVEADVVVYNALIGAFIKVDRFKNAYRVFNDIDSKGIMPNSRTCNVMLNGLIGRGKTEEAFKVFRRMVKVCQADSDTYTMMIKIC comes from the coding sequence ATGGTTGATATTGTGACTTATGGTATAATGGTTGATGTTCTCTGTAAGGCTGGGAGAGTTGATGAAGCTATTGGAATTGTGAGGACAATGGATTCCAATGGTTGCAAACCGACTTCGTTTATTTACAGTGTTTTGGTTCACACATATGGGGTGGAGAACAGGATTGAAGATGCTGTGGATGCCTTTATGGAAATGGAAAGCAAGGGTGTTGAAGCAGATGTGGTTGTGTATAATGCTttgattggtgctttcattaaggtGGACAGGTTCAAGAATGCTTATAGGGTGTTCAATGACATTGATTCAAAAGGGATAATGCCTAATTCAAGGACTTGTAATGTGATGTTAAATGGCTTGATTGGCAGAGGGAAGACAGAGGAGGCATTTAAGGTGTTTCGGAGGATGGTTAAGGTATGCCAGGCGGATTCAGACACTTACACGATGATGATAAAGATATGCTGA
- the LOC133789635 gene encoding putative disease resistance protein At1g50180 codes for MAVEEAVVSFVIERLGDLLINEAKFLYGVKGQVENAKIKLQCMRAFLKDADACVRNGDERVRLLVVQIRENSYALEDVIATYVFRVASNNEGVGAIRRVLKWSARIIDVYKVGSKIKEISSNIDTWTSELEKYGVQRSMDKAAETSSSYVQERKQLRQAYSYVEDNHVVGFDKDIKDLVALLTEQKDPRKHKVISVCGMGGLGKTTLARKVYQHPQVRTHFDCYAWASISQQCNTREVLEGILFAFTSPTDAQRNHIKSLSDVELGKKLHDFQKQKKCLVLLDDIWTITTWDLIKHAFPQGDTDGKILLTTRNKDVALHVDRHGFIHEPHFLSDNESWELFQKKYFCVGMDPSNSDSDDNERKKELAIEMLKKCAGLPLAIIVLAGLLSKKHTVHEWELMNRNIVRCIGQGEQQDDSKYRSVLWVLGLSYSELPCHLKPCFLYLSRYAEDAVIRVKELCLILIAEGFISLRGSCMEDVAYDCLSELVERSMIQVKDMSSTGRIKSFCIHDLMRDLCVSKARDENFLHFMDLRNKVEEPIESVSIVPTTNVRRVVIYYDNESADNDFVHMVRNIDGSLRYLSVHEGRIAFEGVLRHVCNRFLMLRVLIIDDIPDFVRTTTLPKEIGNLIHLRLFRMPNSQIKMIPSYFGNWRCLQTLRVYTEYDKIPNSMCKLEQLRHLYFYSQSTVVGIGEFLRSTKSRNLLQTLVGIRTKHLVLSDLLQLKNLKKLAIRVDGNFDSFLHNPQTLTFTRLLSLRVIAYGNDMKIDIVPLILSCPQIYKLTLDSLVVRLPQVNQFSPNLIKLRLFNLRLEDDPMPTLEKLPRLRVLVIGLYSFMGDEMVCSRGGFNRLESLQLSGLQGLKEWKVEESALSRLGYLRIEECRGLRRVPDGLRNILTLNHMVIKWMPKKFKQRIEEGGEDFYKVNHVTSRVFIDCNEGSLDVLVDYEVDALADKKRLKIYVMVSMYMCCVQENPFLRPNMRRVVQMLETPLSFSNFPMAGISLWCTLYVSLKSYHVK; via the exons atGGCAGTGGAAGAGGCTGTTGTTTCGTTTGTGATTGAAAGGCTTGGAGACTTGCTAATTAATGAAGCCAAGTTCTTGTATGGAGTCAAAGGCCAAGTGGAGAATGCAAAGATCAAGCTGCAATGTATGAGGGCTTTCTTAAAAGACGCAGATGCTTGTGTTCGAAATGGTGATGAGAGGGTTCGCCTTTTGGTTGTCCAAATCAGAGAAAATTCTTATGCCTTGGAGGATGTTATTGCAACTTACGTCTTCAGAGTGGCTTCTAATAATGAGGGTGTTGGAGCTATCAGACGTGTACTGAAATGGTCAGCTCGCATTATTGATGTCTACAAAGTTGGATCAAAGATAAAGGAGATCTCATCAAACATTGATACTTGGACGTCAGAATTAGAAAAATATGGAGTACAGAGATCAATGGACAAGGCAGCTGAAACTTCTTCAAGCTATGTCCAAGAGCGAAAACAGTTGAGGCAAGCTTATTCTTATGTTGAAGACAATCATGTTGTTGGATTCGACAAAGACATCAAAGATTTGGTAGCCCTTTTGACTGAACAAAAGGACCCTCGTAAGCATAAGGTGATCTCTGTATGTGGGATGGGTGGTTTGGGGAAGACCACTCTTGCAAGAAAGGTTTATCAACATCCCCAAGTCAGGACTCACTTTGATTGTTATGCTTGGGCTTCAATATCTCAGCAATGCAATACACGGGAAGTCTTGGAAGGAATTTTATTTGCTTTCACTTCTCCCACAGATGCACAAAGAAACCATATCAAAAGCTTAAGTGATGTTGAATTAGGCAAGAAGCTTCACGACTTTCAGAAACAGAAGAAATGTTTGGTGCTCCTTGATGATATATGGACCATTACAACTTGGGATCTTATAAAACATGCATTCCCTCAAGGAGACACAGATGGCAAGATCTTACTCACCACTCGAAATAAGGATGTAGCTCTGCATGTGGATCGACATGGTTTCATCCATGAACCTCATTTTCTCAGTGACAATGAGAGCTGGGAGCTGTTTCAGAAAAAGTACTTCTGTGTTGGAATGGATCCATCAA ATTCAGACTCAGATGATAATGAAAGGAAGAAAGAACTAGCCATAGAGATGCTTAAGAAGTGTGCTGGTTTGCCATTAGCCATCATCGTGCTCGCTGGGCTTCTGTCTAAGAAACACACCGTACATGAGTGGGAGCTGATGAACAGAAACATAGTGCGCTGCATAGGTCAAGGTGAACAACAGGATGACTCAAAATACCGTAGTGTTTTGTGGGTGTTAGGTTTGAGCTACAGTGAGTTACCATGTCACTTGAAGCCTTGTTTTTTGTACTTGTCTCGCTACGCTGAAGATGCTGTGATAAGAGTAAAAGAGTTATGCCTTATACTCATAGCAGAAGGTTTTATATCATTAAGAGGAAGTTGTATGGAGGATGTGGCATATGATTGCTTAAGTGAGTTGGTGGAGAGGAGCATGATTCAGGTCAAAGATATGAGTTCAACAGGAAGGATAAAATCATTTTGCATTCATGATCTCATGCGAGATTTGTGTGTGTCTAAAGCTCGAGATGAAAACTTTCTACATTTTATGGATTTGAGGAATAAAGTGGAAGAGCCAATTGAATCAGTGTCTATTGTCCCGACAACAAATGTACGAAGAGTTGTCATTTATTATGATAATGAAAGTGCTGATAATGATTTTGTTCATATGGTTCGAAATATAGATGGCTCTCTTAGGTACCTTTCTGTACATGAGGGACGCATTGCGTTCGAAGGAGTACTCAGACATGTCTGCAATCGCTTTCTGATGCTTAGAGTTCTGATCATTGATGACATCCCGGATTTTGTACGTACCACCACGTTGCCTAAAGAAATTGGAAATCTTATCCACCTAAGGTTATTTAGGATGCCTAACAGCCAAATAAAAATGATTCCTTCTTATTTTGGGAATTGGAGATGCCTGCAAACTTTGAGAGTATATACCGAATATGATAAAATACCAAATTCAATGTGCAAGTTGGAACAGTTGAGGCATCTATATTTTTATAGTCAATCTACTGTCGTAGGAATTGGTGAATTCTTGAGGTCAACTAAGTCTAGAAATTTATTACAGACATTGGTAGGTATTCGTACCAAGCATCTTGTTCTGAGCGATTTGCTACAGCTGAAGAATCTCAAGAAATTAGCAATTCGTGTGGATGGAAATTTTGACTCATTCTTACACAATCCCCAAACTCTCACATTCACTCGTCTTTTGTCTTTACGAGTAATAGCTTATGGTAATGACATGAAGATAGATATTGTTCCTTTGATTTTAAGCTGTCCTCAAATTTATAAGCTTACACTGGACTCGCTTGTAGTAAGATTACCACAAGTCAACCAATTCTCCCCAAATCTTATCAAGTTAAGATTGTTTAACCTGAGACTTGAGGATGATCCAATGCCAACATTAGAAAAGCTACCAAGATTAAGAGTCCTTGTCATTGGTTTGTATAGCTTTATGGGGGATGAGATGGTGTGCTCAAGAGGAGGTTTCAATCGACTTGAATCTCTTCAGCTTAGTGGTCTACAAGGATTAAAAGAGTGGAAGGTGGAGGAGAGTGCATTGTCTAGACTTGGCTATTTGCGTATTGAAGAATGCAGGGGCTTGAGGAGAGTTCCAGATGGATTAAGAAACATTCTTACACTCAATCATATGGTGATAAAATGGATGCCTAAGAAATTCAAACAAAGGATAGAGGAAGGAGGAGAGGATTtctataaagtcaaccacgtcaCATCTCGTGTGTTTATCGACTGCAATGAAG GGTCATTGGATGTTCTTGTGGATTATGAAGTTGATGCTTTAGCTGATAAGAAGAGGCTAAAGATATATGTGATGGTGTCCATGTACATGTGCTGTGTTCAAGAAAATCCATTTCTTAGACCAAATATGAGAAGGGTTGTTCAGATGCTTGAAACTCCATTATCTTTTTCAAATTTTCCTATGGCTGGTATTAGTTTGTGGTGTACTTTGTATGTAAGTCTTAAATCCTACCATGTCAAATAA
- the LOC133789636 gene encoding G-type lectin S-receptor-like serine/threonine-protein kinase LECRK3, whose protein sequence is MSDEGNFVLKGSNSKKLWESFKNPTDTILPSQVLDMGQVLSSHQSGTNYSKGRFQFHLREDGNVVLNTVNLPSNYANEPYYATNISGESSNSVTATTHIVFNESGYLYVSRGNGEIFNLTRGRVVSTRDYYVRATISFDGIFTQYFHPRNFSSNVSWTPLWSIPDNICISTVVWAGIGVCGYNTICSLKEDKGPKCECLEGYSLINPDDSYGSCKPDFIQGCKEDEITSSGKDAYDIVELRNAGWPGSDYIRIASSTKETCKKSCLNDCLCAVAVLRGGTCWKKRFPLSNGRVDNRRPSIPLIKIRKGNSTILSNHPVTKVIKKNQSGLIRVTLGILSASVCVNFMFLGAICMGFFFIHKKKNERSHSPQEVPESNLRCFSYKELEEATDGFKDELGRGAFGIVYKGFLIQTNASTAVAVKKLSTVLRDGEREFKAELKSIGQTHHKNLVHLLGYCDDGQNRLLVYEFLCNGTLANFLFGDIKPSWNQRCELALGIAKGLLYLHEECYSQIIHCDIKPQNILLDEYNNAKISDFGLAKLLMMNQSRTHTSIRGTKGYVAPEWFRNMAITSKVDVYSFGVVLLEIVCCRRNVDMETGVEGGEILTDWAYDCFREGSLDVLVGYEVDALSDKKRFEIYVMVSLWCVQENPSLRPNMRRVVQMLEGVVEVSAPPCPSPF, encoded by the coding sequence ATGAGTGATGAAGGAAACTTTGTCCTTAAAGGTTCCAATTCAAAGAAGTTATGGGAAAGCTTTAAGAATCCAACAGATACTATTTTGCCAAGCCAGGTATTGGACATGGGACAAGTCCTTTCATCTCATCAATCTGGGACTAACTATTCCAAAGGAAGGTTCCAATTTCATTTGCGAGAAGATGGGAATGTTGTGCTCAACACAGTAAACTTGCCTTCTAACTATGCCAATGAGCCTTATTATGCAACTAACATCTCTGGTGAAAGCTCTAATTCAGTGACTGCAACCACACATATAGTTTTCAATGAGTCAGGCTACTTGTATGTTTCCAGAGGGAATGGTGAAATATTCAATCTGACACGAGGAAGAGTAGTGTCAACAAGAGACTACTACGTTCGAGCAACAATTAGTTTTGATGGAATTTTCACACAGTACTTTCATCCCAGAAATTTTAGTAGCAATGTGAGTTGGACACCTCTTTGGTCTATAccagataacatatgcatttcaaCTGTTGTTTGGGCAGGTATTGGAGTTTGTGGGTACAATACCATTTGCAGCCTCAAGGAGGACAAGGGGCCAAAGTGTGAATGCTTAGAAGGGTACTCTCTAATCAATCCTGATGACAGTTATGGAAGTTGCAAACCAGATTTCATTCAAGGCTGTAAGGAAGATGAGATAACTAGTTCTGGGAAAGATGCATATGATATTGTGGAGCTCAGGAATGCTGGTTGGCCCGGATCAGATTACATTAGAATAGCATCTTCCACTAAAGAAACCTGCAAAAAATCTTGTTTGAATGACTGTTTATGTGCTGTTGCTGTTCTGAGAGGAGGGACTTGTTGGAAGAAGAGGTTTCCCTTATCAAATGGGAGAGTGGATAACCGCCGTCCATCTATTCCTTTGATCAAAATTCGAAAGGGTAACTCTACTATCCTATCTAATCATCCTGTTACAAAAGTGATCAAGAAAAACCAGAGCGGTTTGATTCGAGTTACATTGGGGATATTAAGTGCCTCTGTATGTGTTAACTTTATGTTTCTTGGTGCAATTTGTATGGGATTTTTCTTCATTCACAAGAAGAAGAATGAAAGGTCTCATTCTCCACAAGAAGTTCCTGAATCAAATTTGCGTTGCTTTAGCTACAAGGAACTTGAAGAAGCCACAGACGGTTTCAAAGATGAACTGGGACGTGGAGCTTTTGGCATTGTTTACAAAGGCTTCCTGATACAAACTAATGCTAGCACTGCCGTGGCTGTGAAGAAATTGAGTACAGTACTAAGAGATGGTGAAAGAGAATTCAAGGCAGAATTGAAATCCATTGGCCAAACACATCACAAGAATCTTGTTCACCTACTTGGATACTGTGATGATGGACAAAATCGTTTGTTGGTATACGAGTTCTTGTGCAATGGGACTCTAGCAAACTTTCTGTTTGGTGACATAAAGCCTAGTTGGAACCAAAGATGTGAACTTGCTTTAGGAATTGCAAAAGGGCTCTTATATTTACATGAGGAGTGCTATAGTCAGATCATCCATTGTGATATAAAGCCTCAGAACATACTTCTTGATGAGTACAACAATGCAAAGATATCAGACTTTGGTTTGGCCAAACTTTTGATGATGAATCAGAGCCGTACACACACATCCATTAGAGGGACAAAAGGGTATGTTGCACCAGAGTGGTTCAGGAACATGGCCATTACTTCTAAGGTGGATGTGTATAGCTTTGGAGTGGTACTACTTGAGATTGTTTGTTGTAGAAGAAATGTGGATATGGAGACCGGTGtggaagggggagagatattgaCAGATTGGGCTTATGATTGCTTTAGAGAAGGGTCTTTGGATGTTCTTGTGGGTTATGAAGTTGATGCTTTATCTGATAAGAAGAGGTTTGAGATTTATGTGATGGTGTCTTTGTGgtgtgtccaagaaaatccatCTCTTAGACCCAATATGAGAAGGGTTGTTCAGATGCTTGAAGGAGTTGTTGAAGTGAGTGCTCCACCATGCCCTTCACCATTTTAG